In the genome of Fusarium fujikuroi IMI 58289 draft genome, chromosome FFUJ_chr02, one region contains:
- a CDS encoding probable PRE9-20S proteasome subunit Y13 (alpha3), whose amino-acid sequence MSRRYDSRTTIFSPEGRLYQVEYALEAISHAGTAIGILAKDGIVLAAERKVTSKLLEQDTSAEKLYILNDNMICAVAGMTADANILINYARQAAQRYLLTYNEDIPCEQLVRRLCDLKQGYTQHGGLRPFGVSFIYAGWDPRRQFQLYLSNPSGNYGGWKATSAGANNASAQSLLKQDYKEDCTLKEACGMAVKVLSKTMDSTKLSSEKIEFATVGQTEDGKIYHRLWSADEITALLKEHDLAKNEETEEK is encoded by the exons ATGTCTCGCCGTTACGATTCCCGA ACAACCATCTTCTCACCAGAGGGCCGTCTGTACCAGGTCGAATATGCTCTAGAAGCCATCTCACACGCAGGTACAGCCATTGGCATCCTAGCAAAGGATGGTATCGTTTTAGCTGCCGAGCGAAAGGTCACCTCGAAGCTGTTGGAGCAAGACACCTCCGCCGAGAAGCTCTACATCTTGAATGA TAACATGATTTGCGCCGTCGCTGGCATGACCGCCGATGCCAACATCCTTATTAACTACGCCCGACAAGCCGCTCAGCGATACCTCCTCACTTACAACGAAGACATTCCTTGCGAACAGCTTGTGCGTCGACTTTGCGATCTTAAGCAGGGATACACCCAACACGGTGGTCTACGACCCTTCGGTGTGTCTTTCATCTACGCCGGTTGGGATCCTCGTCGACAATTCCAGCTCTATCTCAGCAACCCCTCTGGCAACTACGGTGGCTGGAAGGCTACAAGTGCGGGTGCCAACAACGCAAGCGCACAGAGTCTCCTCAAGCAGGATTACAAGGAAGACTGCACTCTGAAGGAGGCTTGCGGCATGGCGGTCAAGGTTCTCAGCAAGACGATGGATTCTACCAAGCTGAGCAGCGAGAAGA TTGAATTCGCGACAGTAGGACAGACCGAGGACGGCAAGATCTACCACCGCCTCTGGAGTGCTGACGAAATTACGGCGTTGTTGAAGGAGCATGACCTGGCGAAGAACGAGGAGACAGAGGAAAAGTAA
- a CDS encoding probable DPP1-diacylglycerol pyrophosphate phosphatase — MAPAHSYSSSGGPISFLRRYWKTTHAPDYVGFLFLLTGWILTVLFVNPFHRMFFINDLQISYPFAVHERVPVFMNFVYALFIPLGVLIAYNIIARSSAAKHEVTYLSFLISIVLTSFITDIIKNAVGRPRPDLLDRCKPAIGTKANTLVTIDVCTAEDGHILQEGWRSFPSGHSSFSFAGLGFLSLFLAGQLHVFRYSAGGRDLSRALVCLLPLIGAGLVAISRCEDYRHDVYDVCVGSALGMSIAYWSYRRHFPRLSSTKCDEPYPRPGVDTQPGWQRITDDEEAARGTDVGFEMENLRGSRR; from the exons atggctcCAGCTCATAGCTATAGCTCATCCGGCGGGCCAATCTCATTTTTGAGGAGATATTGGAAG ACAACTCACGCGCCTGATTATGTCGGCTTCCTGTTCCTCTTAACAGGCTGGATCTTG ACGGTCCTCTTCGTCAACCCATTTCATCGCATGTTCTTCATAAACGATCTGCAGATCTCGTATCCCTTTGCGGTCCACGAGCGTGTCCCTGTCT TTATGAACTTCGTATACGCCCTTTTCATACCGCTGGGAGTTTTAATCGCTTACAACATAATCGCAAGGTCATCAGCGGCCAAGCATGAAGTCACTTACCTCTCGTTCCTTATCTCTATTGTACTCACATCCTTCATCActgacatcatcaagaacgcTGTTGGCAGGCCTCGTCCTGATCTGCTAGACCGTTGCAAGCCCGCAATCGGCACGAAGGCCAACACCCTTGTTACCATTGATGTCTGCACGGCAGAAGATGGCCACATACTGCAAGAGGGCTGGCGGTCATTCCCTTCTGGCCactcatccttctcattcgctggtcttggttttctcagcctcttcctcgccgGCCAACTTCACGTGTTTCGTTACTCGGCTGGCGGTCGTGATCTAAGCCGCGCGTTGGTCTGTCTGCTGCCACTCATCGGCGCTGGTCTAGTCGCTATATCGAGATGCGAGGATTATCGCCACGACGTCTACGATGTCTGTGTAGGCTCAGCTCTGGGCATGAGCATTGCGTATTGGAGCTACAGACGGCACTTTCCTCGCCTCTCGAGTACGAAATGCGACGAGCCTTATCCACGACCAGGAGTTGATACTCAGCCGGGATGGCAACGAATCacggatgatgaggaggcaGCAAGAGGGACAGATGTAGGATTCGAGATGGAAAACTTGAGAGGTTCGCGACGCTGA
- a CDS encoding related to translation initiation factor eIF-2B subunit family protein: MAPLKHKDVATSFIFRFPADGEAKKPQVALFRRSGHVNTYQHKYAGISGSVDDTDADPIATAWRELAEETTLTHDSLRLFRKGKPFSFVDESIGREWTVNPFGFLLKSESDGGRGEAGIKIDWEHEGYEWFDPDAINDCDDFGGVPRILESLRRVWFNVDLGQEAGNTLSRGLVALQEDHESGARQLATKALDTYIDVMKKVDFTDQVQWWNNIRFAGWHLWKNGRESMGASILNVVLLALDIVQNGIPPRGPLDKSSIDNIIRALGDYARDRQNTTSRTGAMFQTFIEQHLSGGGPLKILTLSSSSTITSAITHVMGNTSRPVEVHVLESRPLFEGVKMAQSIASCANNSKARSRLIIHTDASVGIAAKDIDIVLIGADLIDKTAAVSNKIGSLPAVLTAKYVSLKAKIVVLSEKEKVLPFAPPGQEKNDSCEVMQAWGDLSSAVREVPHSLVTVKNVYFEWVSPDLIDHYITEDGVTGRAGISNYAQEVEKKADQYFTNL; this comes from the exons ATGGCACCTCTCAAGCACAAAGACGTCGCGAcgagcttcatcttcagattCCCCGCTGACGGTGAGGCCAAGAAACCCCAGGTCGCTCTCTTCCGCCGGAGCGGTCACGTAAACACATATCA GCACAAATATGCAGGCATTTCTGGAAGTGTAGATGACACTGACGCGGATCCTATTGCCACTGCCTGGAGGGAACTTGCTGAGGAAACAACTCTTACGCATGACTCTTTACGCCTTTTTCGGAAGGGCAAACCATTCTCGTTCGTTGATGAGTCTATTGGGAGAGAGTGGACTGTCAACCCTTTCGGGTTCCTTCTCAAATCCGAGAGCGACGGTGGCCGCGGTGAGGCTGGCATCAAAATTGACTGGGAGCATGAGGGGTACGAATGGTTCGATCCAGACGCAATCAACGACTGCGATGACTTTGGAGGTGTTCCGCGCATCCTAGAGAGTCTTAGAAGGGTATGGTTCAACGTTGATTTGGGCCAAGAGGCAGGCAACACGCTTAGCCGGGGCTTAGTCGCTCTGCAGGAAGATCACGAAAGCGGAGCGCGCCAGCTAGCTACCAAAGCCCTCGATACCTATATCGATGTTATGAAGAAAGTCGATTTCACTGACCAAGTTCAGTGGTGGAACAACATCAGGTTTGCGGGATGGCACCTGTGGAAGAACGGGCGAGAAAGTATGGGCGCGTCTATCTTGAATGTTGTTCTATTAGCTTTGGACATAGTTCAGAATGGAATACCACCCCGCGGCCCACTAGATAAGAGCTCGATCGATAATATCATCAGAGCCTTGGGGGATTACGCCCGCGACCGACAGAATACCACTTCAAGAACTGGCGCGATGTTCCAGACTTTCATAGAGCAGCATCTGTCGGGAGGCGGACCACTCAAGATCCTTACCCTCTCCTCTAGCTCAACTATCACCTCGGCCATCACTCACGTTATGGGAAATACTTCGCGACCTGTGGAGGTTCATGTGCTCGAATCCCGACCACTCTTCGAAGGTGTCAAGATGGCACAGTCAATTGCTTCATGTGCCAACAATTCCAAGGCTAGGAGCCGCTTGATAATCCACACTGACGCAAGTGTTGGCATCGCAGCGAAGGACATAGATATTGTGCTCATCGGAGCGGACCTGATCGACAAAACAGCCGCGGTTAGCAACAAAATCGGTTCTCTGCCTGCTGTTCTGACAGCCAAGTACGTGTCTCTAAAAGCCAAGATTGTCGTTTTGtcagagaaagagaaagtaCTCCCTTTTGCACCGCCAGGTCAGGAGAAAAACGATTCATGCGAGGTTATGCAAGCTTGGGGAGACCTCAGCTCAGCTGTGAGGGAGGTTCCCCACTCTCTGGTCACTGTCAAAAACGTGTACTTCGAGTGGGTGTCACCCGATTTGATCGATCACTACATCACTGAGGACGGCGTCACCGGTCGTGCGGGAATATCGAACTATGCCCAGGAAGTCGAGAAAAAGGCTGACCAATATTTTACTAATCTCTGA
- a CDS encoding related to L-ornithine N5-hydroxylase encodes MSPHSEVSFNGFETPVSNGTTNGHNGTNGANGTTNGHNGHVNGNSNGNGAAPAARHGPRVHKERSPYLESAPADSEFDLICAGFGPASLAVAVAIHDAIAEGKKLRPDGAAPKVLFLEKQTKFAWHAGMLLPGAKMQISFIKDLATLRNPRSEFTFLNYLHRQGRLVDFTNLSTFLPARTEYEDYLRWCSSWFDHVVSYSNEVLSISPESKEADAVKTFTVQARNGKTGQVQSFRSRHVLVAAGGQPSLPKSLPAKHPRVLHSSQFANYAPQILAKQNAPYRVAVIGAGQSAAEIFNNVQNLYPNSKTYLIMRQEFLRPSDDSPFVNSIFNPEYIDNLWPRSVKARETLLTEARATNYGVVRLELIEHLFEKMYDQKREISDDETQWPHRILAGREIASVDTKGDALEIKVQRVNDGPLDGFVDQETFEVDLIVAATGYKRSAHVDMLKDAWTMLPKTVSGRNESPKGVNGWNVETQDGERKLAVGRDYRVKFSPGTVADDSGVWLQGCCEGTHGLSDTLLSVLGTRSGEIVESIFKQ; translated from the exons ATGTCACCCCACAGCGAGGTTTCATTCAACGGCTTCGAGACCCCAGTCTCCAACGGTACCACCAACGGTCACAACGGCACAAATGGCGCCAACGGTACTACTAACGGCCACAACGGTCATGTCAACGGAAACAGCAATGGAAACGGAGCTGCCCCTGCTGCTCGCCATGGACCCCGAGTCCACAAGGAGAGATCTCCTTATCTCGAGTCTGCTCCCGCGGATTCTGAGTTTGATCTCATCTGCGCTGGCTTCGGCCCCGCATCTTTGGCTGTAGCCGTCGCTATTCACGATGCCATCGCCGAGGGCAAGAAGCTTCGCCCTGATGGCGCAGCTCCCAAGGTTCTTTTCCTGGAGAAGCAGACCAAGTTCGCTTGGCACGCCGGTATGCTGCTCCCTGGAGCCAAGATGCAAATCTCCTTCATCAAGGATCTGGCCACTCTTCGCAACCCCCGATCTGAGTTTACTTTCCTTAACTACCTCCACCGTCAGGGTCGTCTCGTTGATTTCACCAACTTGAGCACTTTCCTCCCTGCCCGTACTGAATACGAGGACTACCTTCGCTGGTGCTCTTCTTGGTTTGACCACGTTGTGAGCTACAGCAACGAGGTTCTCTCTATCTCCCCCGAGAGCAAGGAGGCCGATGCTGTCAAGACTTTTACCGTCCAGGCTCGCAATGGCAAGACTGGCCAGGTCCAATCTTTCCGCAGCCGTCATGTTCTTGTTGCCGCTGGCGGCCAGCCTTCGCTCCCTAAGAGCCTCCCTGCTAAGCACCCTCGTGTCCTGCACTCTTCTCAATTCGCCAACTACGCCCCTCAGATCCTAGCTAAGCAGAACGCTCCTTACCGTGTTGCTGTTATCGGTGCCGGCCAGAGTGCCgccgagatcttcaacaacGTCCAGAACCTGTACCCGAACTCCAAAACATACCTCATCATGCGCCAGGAGTTCCTGCGTCCCAGTGATGACTCTCCATT CGTCaactccatcttcaaccccGAGTACATTGACAACCTGTGGCCTCGATCTGTCAAGGCCCGTGAGACTCTTTTGACTGAGGCTCGCGCTACCAACTACGGTGTTGTTCGCCTGGAGCTCATTGAGCACCTCTTCGAGAAGATGTATGACCAGAAGCGTGAGATCAGTGACGATGAGACACAGTGGCCTCACAGAATTCTCGCTGGCCGTGAGATTGCCAGCGTCGACACCAAGGGTGACGCTCTCGAGATCAAGGTCCAACGCGTGAACGATGGCCCTCTCGATGGCTTTGTCGACCAGGAGACTTTTGAAGTTGATCTCATCGTTGCTGCCACCGGTTACAAGCGAAGCGCTCACGTCGACATGCTCAAGGACGCATGGACAATGCTCCCCAAGACCGTGTCGGGACGCAACGAGTCCCCCAAGGGTGTCAATGGCTGGAACGTCGAGACACAAGATGGCGAGCGCAAGCTGGCCGTTGGAAGGGATTACAGAGTCAAGTTCTCCCCTGGCACTGTTGCCGACGACTCTGGCGTCTGGCTGCAGGGCTGCTGCGAGGGTACTCACGGG CTGAGCGACACCCTCCTGTCCGTCCTGGGCACTCGTTCAGGCGAGATTGTTGAATCTATTTTCAAGCAATAA
- a CDS encoding related to U1 snRNP protein produces the protein MLKSTHTPSAAALAPLPPGWSEHTAPTGHTYYYNAETKESTYKRPGAQPPPQPAQPPAPAYPGYGSIPYLADPNVANAYMAQFNQDNDGQRYNNSSRGGHGGGRGGFEGRPRPQPVDKPRKKEPIPGCEPWILVYTKYSRRFVYNPIKNASYWRIPEKLMPAILELDKARLRQKATGESQGKENKQDEKQPEQAIPQKKDDAPVAGLDDDSEYEEVEVTDDEGDDEGDGEHPSKRQRTADPGADEDFPMEFTEADFAAQLQAMGDDYGLEPGDYDDGNAEEWPEGAEGVPLSVDDAKYLFKDLLNDFNINPYSPWEKLLEEGKIIDDLRYTALSTTKARRDCWDEWTREKIAELKEQRARQEKRDPRIAYMAFLQEKATPKLYWPEFKRKYKKEDVMKDHKITDKDREKAYREHIGRLKMPQSKLKSDLTALLKAQPVHLLNNKSLSTGLPDPVLTDIRFISLEPKIRDPLIEAYVSNLPPPPEDLDAAKDDEEQRKQRESREKREKALEERNRVVEEQKKKRDREVAASKARLRDEERELEMAMKVGKQGLQSQLASMKVAEKEP, from the coding sequence ATGCTCAAATCGACACACACACCATCGGCAGCCGCTTTGGCACCGCTCCCGCCAGGATGGAGCGAGCACACTGCACCGACTGGACATACATACTATTACAACGCTGAAACAAAAGAATCAACATACAAGCGTCCAGGAGCCCAGCCGCCTCCACAGCCAGCGCAACCACCAGCTCCCGCATATCCTGGTTATGGCTCAATACCATACTTAGCCGATCCCAACGTTGCTAATGCTTATATGGCACAATTCAATCAAGATAATGATGGGCAAAGGTATAATAATAGTTCACGAGGTGGGCATGGAGGAGGTCGTGGAGGCTTCGAAGGTCGACCGCGTCCACAGCCTGTTGATAAGCCGAGGAAAAAGGAGCCGATCCCAGGTTGTGAACCATGGATTCTCGTATATACTAAGTACTCGAGGCGCTTCGTATACAACCCTATTAAGAATGCCAGCTACTGGCGCATACCGGAGAAGTTGATGCCAGCCATTTTGGAGCTTGACAAGGCCCGGCTGCGACAGAAAGCAACAGGAGAGAGCCAAGGAAAGGAGAACAAACAAGATGAAAAGCAACCAGAGCAAGCAATACCGCAAAAGAAGGACGACGCCCCAGTGGCAGGGTTGGACGACGATAGCGAATATGAAGAGGTCGAGGTGACGGATGACGAAGGGGATGATGAAGGCGATGGAGAACATCCCTCCAAACGGCAACGGACTGCAGATCCTGGTGCAGACGAAGACTTCCCCATGGAATTCACAGAAGCTGATTTTGCAGCTCAATTGCAGGCCATGGGAGACGATTACGGCCTTGAACCAGGCGACTACGACGACGGAAACGCTGAAGAATGGCCTGAAGGTGCCGAGGGAGTGCCTCTATCCGTAGACGACGCGAAATACCTGTTTAAGGATCTCTTGAAcgacttcaacatcaacccaTACAGTCCGTGGGAGAAACTCCTGGAGGAAGGCAAAATCATTGATGACCTGCGATATACAGCACTCAGCACCACGAAAGCACGTCGTGATTGCTGGGACGAGTGGACGCGTGAGAAGATCGCGGAGTTGAAGGAGCAACGAGCCAGGCAGGAAAAGCGGGATCCTCGTATTGCTTACATGGCATTCCTGCAAGAAAAGGCGACGCCGAAGCTGTACTGGCCCGAATTCAAGAGAAAATACAAGAAAGAGGACGTCATGAAAGATCACAAGATCACCGACAAGGATCGTGAGAAGGCATACCGAGAACATATTGGTCGCCTCAAAATGCCCCAGTCCAAACTCAAGTCCGATCTTACTGCCCTGCTCAAGGCCCAGCCGGTGCACTTACTAAACAACAAGTCACTATCTACCGGCTTACCCGACCCGGTCCTCACCGACATTCGCTTCATATCCCTCGAGCCCAAGATCCGCGATCCTCTGATCGAGGCTTACGTGAGCAATCTGCCTCCCCCACCAGAGGACCTAGATGCAGCCAAGGACGACGAAGAGCAGCGAAAGCAGCGCGAGTCACGCGAGAAGCGTGAGAAGGCACTGGAGGAGAGAAACCGTGTGGTGGAGGAACAGAAAAAGAAGCGCGATCGAGAAGTGGCGGCTAGTAAAGCCCGATtgagagatgaagaaaggGAGTTGGAGATGGCCATGAAGGTAGGAAAGCAAGGATTGCAGAGCCAGCTGGCCAGCATGAAGGTTGCAGAAAAGGAACCATGA
- a CDS encoding related to nicotinamide mononucleotide permease — translation MSDREALQPTKSSKTPSSHPTAYSVEQNKERSRALNQKLDFALLPLLSLLYLFNGLDRGNVGNAETQGFTTDIGAEPDDLNEAVSLFFVTFVVLQPVSAAAGRYIGAKHWIPFLMFGWGAVTIGQAFIKGRGALIATRLLIGAFEAGFYPTAVAYLSFFYPRYDFCVRLALFYGQYAIAGAFSGSISYGIFHLRGGGLKNWQYLFLIEGALTCFFAIIAWLWLPKGPGSAWFLRPDEREFAVERMKQDNADFVQHEYSEDGIEENRLSKKDFVETMKDWKLWTVLLLNICASVPSGAFSVFLPLVVQGLGYESILANLMTVPPFVCGALGLYAFALSSDHYKERGYHILGGLVIGIIGLILTVTISSSTGQYVSLCVLLSGVYISAPLTMAWLSGNTPEPGKRALVLGVNGFGNLGGVIGAQLYRQRYKPHYRFPFYVTLGFLAIALIGYLSYRFMLAAVNKRKQAIVSTMSPEEIESERLNDRRYADKKLTFMYGL, via the exons ATGTCGGATCGGGAAGCCCTCCAGCCGACCAAGTCGAGCAAGACTCCATCGAGTCATCCCACTGCCTACTCAGTCGAGCAGAACAAAGAGAGAAGTCGGGCCCTCAATCAGAAGCTCGATTTTGCGTTGCTTCCGCTTCTTTCACTTCTGTATCTTTTTAATGGTTTAGATCGTGGCAATGTTGGTAATGCCGAAACCCAAG GTTTTACCACAGACATAGGGGCTGAGCCTGATGATTTGAATGAAGCGGTCTCTCTATTCTTCGTCACTTTTGTTGTCTTGCAGCCCGTCTCTGCCGCAGCTGGCCGTTATATTGGTGCTAAGCATTGGATCCCCTTTTTAATG TTTGGCTGGGGTGCAGTGACAATTGGTCAAGCTTTCATCAAAGGACGTG GGGCACTCATCGCCACACGTTTGCTCATTGGCGCCTTTGAAGCGGGCTTCTACCCCACAGCCGTTGCATATCTGTCATTCTTCTATCCTCGTTACGACTTCTGTGTTAGACTCGCTCTATTCTACGGACAGTATGCCATCGCCGGAGCCTTCTCAGGCTCAATCT CATATGGCATTTTCCATCTCCGTGGTGGTGGCCTCAAGAACTGGCAatatctcttcctcatcgaggGAGCACTGACATGCTTCTTTGCCATCATTGCTTGGCTGTGGCTACCCAAAGGCCCTGGCTCTGCATGGTTTCTTCGACCAGATGAACGAGAGTTTGCTGTTGAACGCATGAAACAAGACAACGCCGATTTCGTACAGCATGAGTACAGCGAAGATGGTATCGAAGAGAATCGCTTGAGCAAGAAAGATTTCGTGGAAACGATGAAAGACTGGAAGCTGTGGACTGTCCTTCTACTCAACATTTGCGCAAGTGTCCCCAGCGGTGCATTTTCGGTTTTCCTGCCCCTTGTTGTTCAGGGGCTGGGTTATGAGTCTATCCTTGCCAACCTG ATGACAGTTCCGCCCTTCGTCTGTGGTGCTCTTGGCCTCTACGCCTTTGCTCTGAGTTCGGATCACTACAAGGAACGGGGATATCACATCTTGGGTGGCTTGGTCATTGGTATCATCGGCCTGATCCTTACCGTTACAATCTCCTCAAGCACTGGGCAGTACGTTTCACTTTGTGTGCTCCTATCTGGTGTATACATTTCGGCTCCTCTCACTATGGCATGGCTCAGTGGCAACACGCCTGAGCCTGGCAAGCGAGCTCTTGTGCTTGGCGTCAATGGTTTCGGTAACCTCGGAGGCGTGATCGGGGCGCAGTTGTACCGACAGCGATATAAGCCCCATTACAGATTTCCATTTTATGTCACGCTGGGTTTCCTTGCCATTGCCTTGATCGGATATTTGTCTTATCGATTCATGCTTGCAGCGGTCAACAAACGCAAGCAGGCGATAGTAAGCACCATGTCGCCAGAGGAGATCGAGAGTGAGAGACTCAACGACCGCCGATACGCAGACAAGAAGTTGACTTTCATGTATGGGCTGTGA